From a single Nymphaea colorata isolate Beijing-Zhang1983 chromosome 4, ASM883128v2, whole genome shotgun sequence genomic region:
- the LOC116252812 gene encoding DEAD-box ATP-dependent RNA helicase 5 isoform X2, whose amino-acid sequence MGRKRQQHEDGDPETLGTAEGKEMESAKAKKKEKGQRKAENGGGLEMDGEVGRLPDAEPQSIGTFQENGHGSKKKRKKRDKSLKENCLHGVEEAGEGCSDREGEAVRVSENGGSGKVRPGKKKQKKLAKEGATVEFESNGVVKAEETDKWNEGDYADVRRMKKKKGKEENGTVESALVGKPDENLTKLEKKCNGVVKAQNNYESGTKGNGVEKTGVEKGDERDFKEKVVTVSGNDVELPKYTAFKSFVDSGLPREVLHCCMTFSKPSPIQSRAWPFLLDGRDFIGIAATGSGKTLAFGVPALMHILQKVNSKQGRKRLPLCLVLSPTRELAQQIADVLSDSGRPCGLKTVCLYGGTSKEKQISSLKSGIDIVVGTPGRLKDLIEMGICCLKEVSFVRPLVFVHCFGENIGHTVTMVPIFCMVLDEADRMLDMGFEPEVRAIVSQTNSKRQTVMFSATWPLAVHQLAQEFMDPNPVKVVVGSEDLAANHDVMQIVEVLDDRSRDARLVALLEKYHQSQRVLVFVLYKKEASRVEIMLQKRGWKVVSVHGDKAQAQRTNALSLFKEGKCPLMIATDVASRGLDIPNVEVVINYSFPLTTEDYVHRIGRTGRAGKKGVAHTFFTQENKGLAGELVNVLREAGQVIPQALLKFGTHVKKKESKLYGAHFKEVAADAPKATKITFNDSDEDS is encoded by the exons ATGGGAAGGAAACGGCAACAGCACGAAGACGGCGACCCAGAAACCCTAGGAACCGCTGAGGGGAAGGAGATGGAGTCTGCGAAGgcgaagaagaaggagaagggacAGAGGAAGGCCGAGAACGGCGGAGGATTGGAGATGGACGGAGAAGTAGGTCGCCTTCCGGACGCTGAACCGCAATCGATTGGGACGTTTCAAGAGAATGGCCATGGgtccaagaagaagaggaagaaacggGATAAATCTTTGAAGGAGAACTGTTTGCACGGAGTGGAGGAAGCCGGTGAGGGATGTTCTGATAGGGAGGGGGAAGCTGTGCGGGTTTCCGAAAACGGTGGCTCAGGGAAGGTTCGACCTGGGAAGAAAAAGCAGAAGAAGTTGGCGAAAGAAGGGGCTACGGTGGAGTTTGAATCGAATGGAGTGGTGAAGGCCGAGGAAACGGATAAGTGGAATGAAGGCGATTATGCGGACGtgaggaggatgaagaagaagaaagggaaagaagagaaTGGAACAGTGGAGTCGGCATTAGTTGGAAAACCAGATGAGAATTTGACGAAGCTGGAGAAAAAATGCAATGGAGTGGTAAAAGCGCAAAACAATTATGAGAGTGGAACTAAGGGCAACGGCGTTGAAAAAACTGGAGTGGAGAAGGGAGATGAGCGGGACTTTAAGGAGAAGGTAGTGACTGTTTCTGGGAACGACGTCGAATTGCCGAAGTATACGGCGTTTAAGTCATTTGTGGACTCGGGATTGCCTCGCGAGGTTCTTCATTGTTGCATGACATTCAGCAAGCCTTCGCCCATCCAGTCAAGGGCGTGGCCTTTTCTCTTGGACGGCCGGGATTTCATTGGAATCGCAGCAACTGGTTCAG GTAAAACCTTAGCATTTGGTGTTCCAGCTTTGATGCATATTCTGCAGAAGGTCAACAGCAAGCAAGGCCGGAAAAGGTTGCCTCTTTGTCTTGTCCTTTCACCTACAAGGGAGCTTGCTCAACAA ATTGCTGATGTCCTATCAGATTCTGGAAGACCATGTGGCTTGAAGACAGTTTGTTTGTATGGCGGAACTTCTAAAGAAAAGCAAATATCTTCCTTGAAGTCTGGCATT GATATTGTTGTTGGGACTCCAGGAAGATTAAAAGATTTGATTGAAATGGGCATTTGCTGCCTCAAGGAGGTCTCTTTTGTA AGGCCTTTGGTTTTCGTGCATTGCTTTGGTGAAAACATTGGCCACACAGTAACTATGGTGCCAATTTTTTGTATG GTTCTAGATGAAGCAGATCGAATGCTTGATATGGGATTCGAACCTGAAGTGCGTGCTATTGTGAGCCAGACAAATTCCA AACGGCAGACCGTTATGTTTAGTGCCACATGGCCTCTTGCTGTTCACCAGTTAGCCCAAGAATTTATGGACCCAAACCCCGTGAAG GTTGTTGTGGGTTCTGAGGATTTGGCTGCAAACCATGATGTGATGCAAATAGTGGAG GTTTTGGACGATCGATCACGTGATGCACGTTTAGTTGCCTTGCTTGAAAAGTATCACCAGTCCCAGAG GGTTTTGGTATTTGTGCTGTACAAGAAGGAAGCTTCTCGAGTTGAAATCATGCTTCAGAAAAG GGGTTGGAAAGTAGTCTCTGTGCACGGTGACAAAGCTCAGGCTCAACGAACAAacgcactctctctcttcaaggAGGGAAAATGCCCTCTAATG ATTGCTACTGATGTGGCTTCTAGAGGGTTAGATATTCCAAATGTTGAGGTTGTAATAAACTACAGCTTTCCTCTTACCACGGAGGACTATGTCCACAGGATAGGTAGGACAGGGCGAGCTGGAAAGAAGGGTGTTGCGCACACTTTCTTTACGCAGGAAAATAAG GGGCTTGCTGGTGAGCTTGTCAATGTACTAAGAGAAGCTGGGCAAGTTATACCACAAGCGCTGCTGAAGTTTGGCACACACGTCAAAAAAAAG GAATCGAAGTTATATGGTGCACACTTCAAGGAGGTTGCGGCTGATGCCCCCAAAGCTACTaaaatcacattcaatgattcCGATGAGGACTCATGA
- the LOC116252812 gene encoding DEAD-box ATP-dependent RNA helicase 5 isoform X1, with protein MGRKRQQHEDGDPETLGTAEGKEMESAKAKKKEKGQRKAENGGGLEMDGEVGRLPDAEPQSIGTFQENGHGSKKKRKKRDKSLKENCLHGVEEAGEGCSDREGEAVRVSENGGSGKVRPGKKKQKKLAKEGATVEFESNGVVKAEETDKWNEGDYADVRRMKKKKGKEENGTVESALVGKPDENLTKLEKKCNGVVKAQNNYESGTKGNGVEKTGVEKGDERDFKEKVVTVSGNDVELPKYTAFKSFVDSGLPREVLHCCMTFSKPSPIQSRAWPFLLDGRDFIGIAATGSGKTLAFGVPALMHILQKVNSKQGRKRLPLCLVLSPTRELAQQIADVLSDSGRPCGLKTVCLYGGTSKEKQISSLKSGIDIVVGTPGRLKDLIEMGICCLKEVSFVRPLVFVHCFGENIGHTVTMVPIFCMVLDEADRMLDMGFEPEVRAIVSQTNSKRQTVMFSATWPLAVHQLAQEFMDPNPVKVVVGSEDLAANHDVMQIVEVLDDRSRDARLVALLEKYHQSQRNRVLVFVLYKKEASRVEIMLQKRGWKVVSVHGDKAQAQRTNALSLFKEGKCPLMIATDVASRGLDIPNVEVVINYSFPLTTEDYVHRIGRTGRAGKKGVAHTFFTQENKGLAGELVNVLREAGQVIPQALLKFGTHVKKKESKLYGAHFKEVAADAPKATKITFNDSDEDS; from the exons ATGGGAAGGAAACGGCAACAGCACGAAGACGGCGACCCAGAAACCCTAGGAACCGCTGAGGGGAAGGAGATGGAGTCTGCGAAGgcgaagaagaaggagaagggacAGAGGAAGGCCGAGAACGGCGGAGGATTGGAGATGGACGGAGAAGTAGGTCGCCTTCCGGACGCTGAACCGCAATCGATTGGGACGTTTCAAGAGAATGGCCATGGgtccaagaagaagaggaagaaacggGATAAATCTTTGAAGGAGAACTGTTTGCACGGAGTGGAGGAAGCCGGTGAGGGATGTTCTGATAGGGAGGGGGAAGCTGTGCGGGTTTCCGAAAACGGTGGCTCAGGGAAGGTTCGACCTGGGAAGAAAAAGCAGAAGAAGTTGGCGAAAGAAGGGGCTACGGTGGAGTTTGAATCGAATGGAGTGGTGAAGGCCGAGGAAACGGATAAGTGGAATGAAGGCGATTATGCGGACGtgaggaggatgaagaagaagaaagggaaagaagagaaTGGAACAGTGGAGTCGGCATTAGTTGGAAAACCAGATGAGAATTTGACGAAGCTGGAGAAAAAATGCAATGGAGTGGTAAAAGCGCAAAACAATTATGAGAGTGGAACTAAGGGCAACGGCGTTGAAAAAACTGGAGTGGAGAAGGGAGATGAGCGGGACTTTAAGGAGAAGGTAGTGACTGTTTCTGGGAACGACGTCGAATTGCCGAAGTATACGGCGTTTAAGTCATTTGTGGACTCGGGATTGCCTCGCGAGGTTCTTCATTGTTGCATGACATTCAGCAAGCCTTCGCCCATCCAGTCAAGGGCGTGGCCTTTTCTCTTGGACGGCCGGGATTTCATTGGAATCGCAGCAACTGGTTCAG GTAAAACCTTAGCATTTGGTGTTCCAGCTTTGATGCATATTCTGCAGAAGGTCAACAGCAAGCAAGGCCGGAAAAGGTTGCCTCTTTGTCTTGTCCTTTCACCTACAAGGGAGCTTGCTCAACAA ATTGCTGATGTCCTATCAGATTCTGGAAGACCATGTGGCTTGAAGACAGTTTGTTTGTATGGCGGAACTTCTAAAGAAAAGCAAATATCTTCCTTGAAGTCTGGCATT GATATTGTTGTTGGGACTCCAGGAAGATTAAAAGATTTGATTGAAATGGGCATTTGCTGCCTCAAGGAGGTCTCTTTTGTA AGGCCTTTGGTTTTCGTGCATTGCTTTGGTGAAAACATTGGCCACACAGTAACTATGGTGCCAATTTTTTGTATG GTTCTAGATGAAGCAGATCGAATGCTTGATATGGGATTCGAACCTGAAGTGCGTGCTATTGTGAGCCAGACAAATTCCA AACGGCAGACCGTTATGTTTAGTGCCACATGGCCTCTTGCTGTTCACCAGTTAGCCCAAGAATTTATGGACCCAAACCCCGTGAAG GTTGTTGTGGGTTCTGAGGATTTGGCTGCAAACCATGATGTGATGCAAATAGTGGAG GTTTTGGACGATCGATCACGTGATGCACGTTTAGTTGCCTTGCTTGAAAAGTATCACCAGTCCCAGAG GAACAGGGTTTTGGTATTTGTGCTGTACAAGAAGGAAGCTTCTCGAGTTGAAATCATGCTTCAGAAAAG GGGTTGGAAAGTAGTCTCTGTGCACGGTGACAAAGCTCAGGCTCAACGAACAAacgcactctctctcttcaaggAGGGAAAATGCCCTCTAATG ATTGCTACTGATGTGGCTTCTAGAGGGTTAGATATTCCAAATGTTGAGGTTGTAATAAACTACAGCTTTCCTCTTACCACGGAGGACTATGTCCACAGGATAGGTAGGACAGGGCGAGCTGGAAAGAAGGGTGTTGCGCACACTTTCTTTACGCAGGAAAATAAG GGGCTTGCTGGTGAGCTTGTCAATGTACTAAGAGAAGCTGGGCAAGTTATACCACAAGCGCTGCTGAAGTTTGGCACACACGTCAAAAAAAAG GAATCGAAGTTATATGGTGCACACTTCAAGGAGGTTGCGGCTGATGCCCCCAAAGCTACTaaaatcacattcaatgattcCGATGAGGACTCATGA
- the LOC116252812 gene encoding DEAD-box ATP-dependent RNA helicase 5 isoform X3, whose translation MGRKRQQHEDGDPETLGTAEGKEMESAKAKKKEKGQRKAENGGGLEMDGEVGRLPDAEPQSIGTFQENGHGSKKKRKKRDKSLKENCLHGVEEAGEGCSDREGEAVRVSENGGSGKVRPGKKKQKKLAKEGATVEFESNGVVKAEETDKWNEGDYADVRRMKKKKGKEENGTVESALVGKPDENLTKLEKKCNGVVKAQNNYESGTKGNGVEKTGVEKGDERDFKEKVVTVSGNDVELPKYTAFKSFVDSGLPREVLHCCMTFSKPSPIQSRAWPFLLDGRDFIGIAATGSGKTLAFGVPALMHILQKVNSKQGRKRLPLCLVLSPTRELAQQIADVLSDSGRPCGLKTVCLYGGTSKEKQISSLKSGIDIVVGTPGRLKDLIEMGICCLKEVSFVVLDEADRMLDMGFEPEVRAIVSQTNSKRQTVMFSATWPLAVHQLAQEFMDPNPVKVVVGSEDLAANHDVMQIVEVLDDRSRDARLVALLEKYHQSQRNRVLVFVLYKKEASRVEIMLQKRGWKVVSVHGDKAQAQRTNALSLFKEGKCPLMIATDVASRGLDIPNVEVVINYSFPLTTEDYVHRIGRTGRAGKKGVAHTFFTQENKGLAGELVNVLREAGQVIPQALLKFGTHVKKKESKLYGAHFKEVAADAPKATKITFNDSDEDS comes from the exons ATGGGAAGGAAACGGCAACAGCACGAAGACGGCGACCCAGAAACCCTAGGAACCGCTGAGGGGAAGGAGATGGAGTCTGCGAAGgcgaagaagaaggagaagggacAGAGGAAGGCCGAGAACGGCGGAGGATTGGAGATGGACGGAGAAGTAGGTCGCCTTCCGGACGCTGAACCGCAATCGATTGGGACGTTTCAAGAGAATGGCCATGGgtccaagaagaagaggaagaaacggGATAAATCTTTGAAGGAGAACTGTTTGCACGGAGTGGAGGAAGCCGGTGAGGGATGTTCTGATAGGGAGGGGGAAGCTGTGCGGGTTTCCGAAAACGGTGGCTCAGGGAAGGTTCGACCTGGGAAGAAAAAGCAGAAGAAGTTGGCGAAAGAAGGGGCTACGGTGGAGTTTGAATCGAATGGAGTGGTGAAGGCCGAGGAAACGGATAAGTGGAATGAAGGCGATTATGCGGACGtgaggaggatgaagaagaagaaagggaaagaagagaaTGGAACAGTGGAGTCGGCATTAGTTGGAAAACCAGATGAGAATTTGACGAAGCTGGAGAAAAAATGCAATGGAGTGGTAAAAGCGCAAAACAATTATGAGAGTGGAACTAAGGGCAACGGCGTTGAAAAAACTGGAGTGGAGAAGGGAGATGAGCGGGACTTTAAGGAGAAGGTAGTGACTGTTTCTGGGAACGACGTCGAATTGCCGAAGTATACGGCGTTTAAGTCATTTGTGGACTCGGGATTGCCTCGCGAGGTTCTTCATTGTTGCATGACATTCAGCAAGCCTTCGCCCATCCAGTCAAGGGCGTGGCCTTTTCTCTTGGACGGCCGGGATTTCATTGGAATCGCAGCAACTGGTTCAG GTAAAACCTTAGCATTTGGTGTTCCAGCTTTGATGCATATTCTGCAGAAGGTCAACAGCAAGCAAGGCCGGAAAAGGTTGCCTCTTTGTCTTGTCCTTTCACCTACAAGGGAGCTTGCTCAACAA ATTGCTGATGTCCTATCAGATTCTGGAAGACCATGTGGCTTGAAGACAGTTTGTTTGTATGGCGGAACTTCTAAAGAAAAGCAAATATCTTCCTTGAAGTCTGGCATT GATATTGTTGTTGGGACTCCAGGAAGATTAAAAGATTTGATTGAAATGGGCATTTGCTGCCTCAAGGAGGTCTCTTTTGTA GTTCTAGATGAAGCAGATCGAATGCTTGATATGGGATTCGAACCTGAAGTGCGTGCTATTGTGAGCCAGACAAATTCCA AACGGCAGACCGTTATGTTTAGTGCCACATGGCCTCTTGCTGTTCACCAGTTAGCCCAAGAATTTATGGACCCAAACCCCGTGAAG GTTGTTGTGGGTTCTGAGGATTTGGCTGCAAACCATGATGTGATGCAAATAGTGGAG GTTTTGGACGATCGATCACGTGATGCACGTTTAGTTGCCTTGCTTGAAAAGTATCACCAGTCCCAGAG GAACAGGGTTTTGGTATTTGTGCTGTACAAGAAGGAAGCTTCTCGAGTTGAAATCATGCTTCAGAAAAG GGGTTGGAAAGTAGTCTCTGTGCACGGTGACAAAGCTCAGGCTCAACGAACAAacgcactctctctcttcaaggAGGGAAAATGCCCTCTAATG ATTGCTACTGATGTGGCTTCTAGAGGGTTAGATATTCCAAATGTTGAGGTTGTAATAAACTACAGCTTTCCTCTTACCACGGAGGACTATGTCCACAGGATAGGTAGGACAGGGCGAGCTGGAAAGAAGGGTGTTGCGCACACTTTCTTTACGCAGGAAAATAAG GGGCTTGCTGGTGAGCTTGTCAATGTACTAAGAGAAGCTGGGCAAGTTATACCACAAGCGCTGCTGAAGTTTGGCACACACGTCAAAAAAAAG GAATCGAAGTTATATGGTGCACACTTCAAGGAGGTTGCGGCTGATGCCCCCAAAGCTACTaaaatcacattcaatgattcCGATGAGGACTCATGA